The nucleotide window TGGACCAGCATCATGGTCCTGAAATTCTCGGTGGACAGGCCTTGCTTCTTTTCGCCCAGCCCTAACATATCCATTATCACCCCACCTCCGGTTACCAATACGAAGATTTGTACTGGTATAGTAAGCTGCTTCGAGATCTTCATCGTCATTTTCGTCGTCATCCTCCTCTAAATACTGGTAAATATCTTCCAATTCATCATACACCTCTTTCTGAGCCTCCACTTTCAATGGCACGAACCAAGTTGCTCTAAGAAGAAGACAGACACTCTCCTCAAACATGTAATCATGGATTCTGTCAAGCAGAACAATAACATTTTGGTAAgcagaaaaatataataaatggcAACTCAAACATAAATATGCTAACTAATACCTTCCATCCAGTGCTCTATGAACATTGAGAAACTCAAACGGACACTTGCATTGAGGGCAGAATGGTTTCTGGTTGTATGTGGCCCATCTAAGGATGCATGTCACActacatataaaaaattaacacaAATAGTTAATACTCTTACAACATCATTTCTCAATATTCTTTAGGTCCACTCAGAAATTGAACAATAACCCACTTCCTAATGTAAGGTAAGTTCACCCTACGGCAAACAACCCCAATAGACAACAACTCCACACCAATAGGATTCTGATTACAGAATAAGGATTTCAAGAGAACACCAAATTCTGGACAGGTAGGGCTGATCCAAGAGGTATGCTATAATTCACCAAGTATGACAAGTATGGGGCTAACACACTCGGTCAATAGATGTCTCGAGTGGGACCTAAGGGTCTTTCAAATCTGGTCTGCAGATGAGCTGTAGGGGAACAGTAGCACAGCAACCAGAAGTTCAGCAGCAAGTTAGGGCTTGAGTGGCTCAGTAGGGAGAAATCCAGCAGCTCTCAAACCAAGGCTCTGATAGCCCTGTAGCTGGTCGAGTGTCTCTTTGGGGGCCTGAATCAACCCTCAAAGGTGATCCAGCAACTGCAAGATCTGAGAAATCGATCTTAGGTCAAAACCCTGACCCTTTCTGAAGTCGATCCCTCCTCTTGGTCTGATCTTCAAGGCTGGCCTGTGGGTCTGTTCCAGGTCTTTAATAAGACTTCTAATGGCACAATCACTCTCTCACAAGTACAAACAAGaggtaaataaagaaaaggactGGGTAAAATAGGAAAGTAGAAGTTGTAAATAAACTTCCCAACTTAAACTCTAGCTAGCTAACCAAGTAGGAGTAATTTGGAAACTAAAACTGAACTCCAAAAAGGAAGCTAGCCTAGatacaaataggaaactaattaaCTGACCAAAAAGGAAACTCAATTgaacacaaaatagaaactaatcctAGTGTAGTTCGATGGTTGGCGTAGCACTTCTTGAGATTGCTTTCCACCAAATAAAGGACAGTTGTATGAATCTTTGGAAGATCTTTTGGAAGTCAAAACTTGAGTCCAAGCATGCTGATTGATGGGGAAAAAATCAGAGGCAGTTCTGGCCAGGAATGCCCTGGTTCGATGGCTGGTCTGGCCCCAAATAAATAGCCCTTTAAACAGGACTGAAAGGGGACACTACAGCTGGTTCGATTTCCCCCCTTTCCCACATCACTTCCATTCTAGTATGCTTTACATATCCAATACATATGATGACacaaattaatatatttactaCATAAGAAACAAATGAATGTAAAATATGAGAGTTGTTCAAGCAAATTGAGAGCCACAGAATATAATTTTTCATACAAAATAAATCAACAAAAGATTTCACAtgaagttatatatatatatatatatatatatattaaaaaaaagaaaaaaaaaattctgaatacCTAAATGAACAAGCctacaaagaaacaaaaagcgCTTTGACATATATGATTTACCATATAAGAAACaaatgaatagaaaataaaattgttcAAGAGGCGCAGAATATATACCtacaaacaacaaaagaaatcaACAAAAAGGTTTCACAtaaagtaaaaattaaaaacaaaaagctCAATACCAATGCACAAGCctagaaagaaacaaaaagaatataTGAAATATCATTTCCCACATGTCCACATCTCTTCGCGCATGTTTTGTTTGACATGGAAGAGCACATATTGTTTGCATATTAAGTGTCCTATGAAATGTCCAGGTTATTCATTATTGGAAGTTGTATCATAAAGAAGATAGAGCTCCAGAATTGTAGCTAATACAAGCACATTTCCTTCTTTTCCAATATCTACAACCTTATTAGTGATAATCATGTAAATAATTCCTATGAAACCATTAAAGCAGgacaaaaatttatgttttagggATTTGTTCAACTATTGTagttctttcattctttttttttttttttttacaaacttGGGTTAGATGTAAGTCAATAATCTCTCACATTCATCTTTCCCACTTTTATAATCCTACCAAGTACCAACTAATGCAAAATTTATATAATCTGAGACCCTAAAATTACTAGGAGAGAAAAATTGAATTGTAGTCAAACTTGAATATATTTACATTCCTCTGTATGAAAACTTCATATGTGATGCATTTATTTTGGTTTGTATGTTTAGTTTCAGTCATTTCATCCAACTTAAGCAATTATCTTCATATTTTGATCCAAACTTGGGTCGGAGCTAATTCTTTCAATAGGCAAAACATAATAATTTCTGTTTTCCTAAACTTTCAATTGTTCAATTAAAAACAACTTCCAAGTTCAAACTCGGAAACATATAACAGACAGCAGCCAGAAAGGGGTTAAACACTGAAGCCCTAGGACTCGTATAACATGTCTTCGAAAGAAACCAAAACTATGCTCCACAAATGATCTAAATCTGGTACATCTACAATCATCTCTTTGAACCAGGCAGTTCCTAATGCAATATTTAATTCAGTTcatcaaaatttcaattttttcctcttgaaaaggaatattcaGAAATTGGAACAAGAGAGAGAGTCAAGCCTCCATCCTTCACAAAGATTGACCATAAAGCTTTgcatttaataaataataaatcaaacCATCAACTCCCCAATTTATGTAGTacattcaaagaaaaaaatatttgatgacTGGATTGAGATATTAGACAAACCAGTAAGCATGCTCGCAATCTTTTACAAGAGCAGTCTCTTCAAGTGCTATCTTCTCCAAGCAGATCGCACAAAACCCATGATTTTCAGACACCACCAAGCTTGACATTCCACAATCTATTTCCTTCACACCATCACATACCTACAAGAATTTATTCCAGAAAttagggagaaaagaaagaaaatcaacctaaacccaaatcattaaaaaaaaaataacaaataaataaataataaaaccccaaaagatTGATTCTTGAAGATAGTCAACAATATcaaattttcatataaataaatccaaaaaatttgagagagagagagagtagtacctgTTCTTGGATGAGAAGATTGTAAACACCGTTCACCTGTTCATTCTCCATCAAATATACAGAGGTGAGAGATGTTAAGCAGGACGAGAAGCTCTCTAATCGAAAAAAGAGCTTATTTAATTCGCTCGATCATGAAGCAAAGAAGCATTTACAAgcagagagaagaaaatatccAGGGCATTATTCCCGCCTAAGAGAGACCTTCaagcggagagagagagacagagagaaagagggCGAAGAAAGCCAGAAAAGCATATATGGACTTTTTACCTTTGTTTTATTGGTAAACAAATGCTTTGAAtttcattttggtttcattCCATCTCATTTTTAATCAAAACCAACATGATTAAGTGAGATTCCCATCTTATGGCTGATAAAATATAACTTTTTGACACATGGCATAACCCCATTAACACCGGAAGGCCATAGAAAAGTTGGAAAAGTGACAACGTGGCAGTAGATTAGGGTTATTGTACTCTAATTTGCTGTCTTTTAAGCTTTTTACATGAAATATGACACGtggcaataaaagaaaaattctcaagcatACTAATAGAAAGGattgaaaattacatgattacccactatTGGGTTTCtcattacaaaattacccaagatgggtttgggtttatgttgggatttaaaatgtaaccgcaaacgtacggattagtgtagctatgggtcaaacacagggaaaacaaccattttatttttttatttcttttaataatacgaaagtgaaccgattaatggttgtgatctaattctaattaccatcctaaacatatgatCTAAaaaaacgtcctaaccattcgtcatctaagaatttaaagacgcaagtcacgcaattaaaattaaataaataaataactgaaaataaataacccacgtaatttaaaaaaaaaaagaataaataaaagaaaataatgttgaaataaaaataaagtaaaataaaggggagaaagctagagaaaaactcacaaataagtttctctacttagtccgagggatgcatcataatatgaggttccctacttgaccagagagtcactcttacaagggttactctacttggctttagggaaagggagacaattaaaataaaaatcaataaattgatggttctatagctaggaggggcaaagccaacacatacactagccatgaaccttgggggaaagggatagcaataatataacgactgaaattaaaatcttaaattaagaaagaaatggtagttagaagagggaatgagaggggggagagaagactattgagggagcctagttacttgaacttcaatgcttgaatttgaaagcttgggtgatttgagatactaacagtactaaaaaccaaatctgaaatttctagtactagaagaaacaaatcttgaaaaaacaaactgaactttgaaaaaaaaatgcttcacagctcgtgatcttgtcacctagatttaAGTCTAAAAccataactttaaaaattacagatcaattgcataaatcataaacataaaagattgaataagaataaaagagtgcttgcattaattgacataaaaaaactattccaaaagtgattaaagcaaaaatagagaataactaaaactaaagagtgagagagggagagagataaaaaaactaagcataaactataaaataaactaaggggaatcataaaataggaggggggaggaaggggtttttgtagggttttttcttacctccttccttctacaagttttctttaaaaaaagaaagaaaattaaattaaattaaatcttggtaagaatcctcattctctgagatattgtgtgaagaaagagataatttatttccaaaattaacaaattctattatttccttacaatattcaccaatatcttgcaatcttgattaaatcataaaggaatctctgcatagcatcttcaagatcttgtgaggtggcaatgagagaaaataatcttcaggattttgtaggagagaggatgtggtaccaatgagtgggtctcaCCTTTAGACTGATTCTTGATTcattttaagcactttctcttgtagacttggggaaaaaaaaaaagcagtattatccaaagtggggcaaaatgtatacttatatccctaagatttcatacattattgtgctcattagtttacaaaaatacccaattTTGGGactggatttacaaaactagcAAATATAGTACTCTGCCCACAATCATCTATGGTTTTTTACCGTTTTACCCCCACCTCCCTCATTTGGTTACCTCCACCCAAGCCCACATTGGGTCATCAGATTTGAGAGGTACTTTCCGATT belongs to Macadamia integrifolia cultivar HAES 741 unplaced genomic scaffold, SCU_Mint_v3 scaffold1497, whole genome shotgun sequence and includes:
- the LOC122063955 gene encoding uncharacterized protein LOC122063955 is translated as MENEQVNGVYNLLIQEQVCDGVKEIDCGMSSLVVSENHGFCAICLEKIALEETALVKDCEHAYCVTCILRWATYNQKPFCPQCKCPFEFLNVHRALDGRIHDYMFEESVCLLLRATWFVPLKVEAQKEVYDELEDIYQYLEEDDDENDDEDLEAAYYTSTNLRIGNRRWGDNGYVRAGRKEARPVHREFQDHDAGPSRGPKKKEVLVNDSTGRRAKRALKREAADKAAAAKHQQHLVRLGRK